In Pedobacter sp. WC2423, the following are encoded in one genomic region:
- a CDS encoding OsmC family protein: MDKKQITAVTELDRSHYLTKVYAGGHFIYADEPADVGGTDEGMNPGALLLASLGSCTAITIRMYADRKEMALDTIKIHLAICNEQDMSATTRITRKIEFGGDLSEAELTRLMQIADKCPIHKMLSNPIQIETSLA, encoded by the coding sequence ATGGATAAGAAACAAATCACCGCAGTTACCGAATTGGACCGTTCACATTACCTGACGAAAGTTTACGCAGGCGGACATTTTATTTATGCGGACGAGCCTGCCGATGTTGGCGGAACTGACGAAGGGATGAATCCTGGTGCACTGCTTTTAGCCAGTTTAGGGAGCTGTACTGCAATTACAATCAGAATGTATGCAGACCGGAAAGAAATGGCGCTGGATACCATTAAAATCCATTTGGCTATCTGTAATGAGCAGGACATGTCTGCTACAACCAGGATTACGCGCAAAATTGAATTTGGCGGGGACCTGTCTGAGGCAGAATTAACCAGGTTAATGCAAATCGCAGATAAATGCCCTATTCATAAAATGTTGAGCAATCCTATACAAATAGAAACAAGTTTGGCATAA
- the yidC gene encoding membrane protein insertase YidC — MDKNTFTGLFLIMIVLAGSFYFFKPSEAEMKKERERISLDSASKAGVKHAPAALAENAPAPQLDSAALKGPFGTNISGTATTSVLENEALKLTFTNKGGKIKAVEVKGEKTYLDKPVVLFDGDENIFGLTLNVGGKLVKTNDLYFTATKTANAMVMRANYSADKYIEFVYDLQPKSHNVGFNINLKGMNQVIQRDSISLDWETVLLQQEKSLKNEQQYSAPYYKYADKNPDHLSIAKDETENLSKAKIEWIAFKQHFFSAVLIPADPFNKVNLAVRILTEPGHVKGYAAKVNLPFNQLDAQNYKMKFYFGTNQFKVLKAQGQEIEKLVEMGYWPLKYINRFVVLPVFNFLESFGWNYGLIILVLTIALKVVLSPLTYKSYISMAKMRILKPEMDEIKAKVGEDNATLLQQEYLKLYKQVGVNPLGGCLPMLLQLPIVMAFFFFFPNLFELRGQSFLWMHDLSTYDDFIKFGFTIPFIGDHLSLMCVLMTISTLIYTYFNNQVSGATGQMKYIGYIMPVVFLGVLNSYPAGLNYYYFLANMLTFGQQFLIKSMVNDEKIHNILKENKKKPEEQKKKSKFQTRLDDYMRQQQQVKTQEKKNK, encoded by the coding sequence ATGGATAAAAATACATTCACAGGATTGTTCCTGATCATGATCGTTTTGGCGGGTTCCTTCTATTTCTTCAAGCCAAGTGAGGCTGAAATGAAGAAAGAACGGGAGCGGATCTCTCTTGATTCCGCTAGTAAAGCTGGTGTTAAACATGCACCTGCTGCTCTTGCTGAAAATGCACCAGCTCCGCAATTAGACTCAGCAGCGCTGAAAGGTCCTTTCGGGACTAATATTTCTGGTACAGCTACTACAAGTGTATTGGAAAATGAAGCTTTAAAATTAACTTTCACTAATAAAGGTGGTAAAATTAAAGCTGTAGAAGTAAAAGGTGAAAAAACTTACCTTGATAAACCGGTTGTATTGTTTGATGGTGACGAAAACATTTTCGGCTTAACCTTAAACGTTGGCGGTAAATTGGTAAAGACCAATGATCTTTATTTTACAGCAACAAAAACAGCTAATGCAATGGTGATGCGCGCTAATTACAGCGCAGATAAATACATTGAGTTTGTTTATGATTTACAGCCTAAATCTCATAACGTTGGTTTTAACATCAACTTAAAAGGGATGAACCAGGTTATTCAGAGAGATAGTATCTCACTGGACTGGGAAACGGTATTACTTCAACAGGAAAAATCGTTGAAAAACGAGCAGCAATATTCTGCACCTTATTACAAGTATGCAGATAAAAATCCTGATCACCTGAGCATTGCTAAAGATGAAACAGAGAATTTGTCTAAAGCTAAAATTGAGTGGATTGCTTTCAAGCAGCACTTTTTCTCAGCGGTACTGATTCCTGCTGATCCTTTCAACAAGGTTAACCTTGCGGTAAGAATACTGACTGAACCAGGTCATGTAAAGGGATATGCTGCAAAAGTAAATCTTCCTTTCAACCAGCTTGATGCACAGAATTACAAGATGAAGTTCTATTTCGGAACCAATCAGTTCAAAGTACTGAAAGCTCAGGGACAAGAAATTGAGAAACTGGTAGAAATGGGTTACTGGCCATTGAAATACATCAACAGATTTGTTGTATTGCCAGTATTTAACTTCCTGGAGAGCTTTGGCTGGAACTATGGTCTGATTATCTTAGTCTTAACTATTGCCTTAAAAGTTGTATTGTCACCATTGACTTACAAGTCTTATATCTCTATGGCTAAAATGAGAATCTTAAAACCAGAAATGGATGAGATTAAAGCCAAAGTAGGTGAAGACAATGCTACTTTATTACAACAGGAATATCTTAAGCTGTATAAACAGGTGGGTGTAAATCCACTGGGCGGTTGTTTACCGATGCTGCTTCAGTTACCTATCGTAATGGCTTTCTTCTTCTTCTTTCCGAATTTATTCGAATTAAGAGGCCAGAGTTTCTTATGGATGCATGACCTTTCAACTTATGATGACTTCATTAAATTTGGATTTACAATTCCATTTATTGGTGACCACTTAAGTTTAATGTGTGTATTGATGACCATCTCTACCTTGATTTATACTTATTTCAATAACCAGGTATCGGGTGCTACCGGACAAATGAAATACATCGGTTATATTATGCCGGTTGTATTCCTGGGTGTACTGAACAGCTACCCTGCTGGTTTGAACTACTATTACTTCCTGGCGAATATGCTAACTTTTGGTCAGCAGTTCCTGATCAAGTCAATGGTTAACGATGAGAAAATTCACAATATTCTGAAGGAAAACAAAAAGAAACCTGAAGAGCAAAAGAAAAAATCTAAGTTCCAGACTCGTTTAGACGATTACATGCGTCAGCAACAACAAGTTAAAACACAGGAAAAAAAGAATAAATAG
- a CDS encoding exonuclease domain-containing protein, with protein sequence MLKYAVVDIETTGGFAAGNGITEISILIHDGSKVTDRFETLINPQQDIPIYIQTLTGISEEMVSSAPLFEQVAPQIYELLKDKIFVAHNVNFDFSFVRHQLAQSGFVLQSKKLCTVRMSRKIIPGLSSYSLGKLCACLGIPLNDRHRAGGDAAATALLLKLLLDKDTEGAIPLSLIKSSKEQVLPPNLSRDSIDALPDQPGVYYFKDQKGKIIYVGKAINIKKRVCSHFSGNKINRQRQDFLKEIHEVDFTICGTELMALILEASEIQKHWPEKNRALKRFEQKYALYDFEDQKGYIRLGIDKYKKNSHALYTFNSLLSGQSMLRGMINEHKLCEKLCFIQKNRLACTAHEKGNCNGACLGIEDPAAYNARVDEAITHLKVALPSFALIDSGRNKEEKSCLWVEEGKFYGMGYISFHSDITDLENLKSCIVPYTSNDYILNLILAHAESHPQQRIEISKSIQF encoded by the coding sequence ATGTTGAAATACGCAGTAGTCGATATTGAAACTACCGGTGGTTTTGCCGCCGGTAATGGGATCACGGAAATTTCTATTCTGATTCATGATGGTTCAAAAGTTACAGATCGCTTTGAAACATTGATTAATCCTCAGCAGGATATACCGATCTATATACAAACCTTAACTGGTATCAGTGAGGAGATGGTTAGCAGTGCTCCCCTGTTTGAACAAGTAGCTCCTCAAATTTATGAACTTTTAAAGGATAAGATTTTTGTAGCACACAATGTAAACTTCGATTTTTCATTTGTAAGGCACCAGCTTGCACAGTCGGGATTTGTGTTGCAATCTAAAAAACTGTGTACGGTAAGAATGAGCAGAAAAATCATTCCCGGACTTTCTTCTTATAGTTTGGGTAAGCTCTGCGCTTGTCTTGGTATCCCACTAAATGACCGTCACCGTGCTGGTGGTGATGCTGCAGCCACTGCTTTATTGCTAAAGCTTCTATTGGACAAAGATACCGAGGGAGCTATTCCGCTTTCTTTAATCAAAAGTTCCAAAGAACAAGTATTGCCGCCTAATTTATCAAGAGATAGTATTGATGCTTTACCTGATCAGCCCGGAGTGTACTATTTCAAAGATCAAAAAGGAAAGATTATCTATGTGGGCAAAGCTATAAATATAAAGAAGAGAGTATGTTCTCATTTCTCCGGAAATAAGATTAACAGGCAAAGACAGGATTTCCTTAAGGAAATTCATGAGGTGGATTTCACGATTTGCGGCACGGAGTTAATGGCGCTGATTCTGGAAGCTTCAGAAATACAGAAACACTGGCCAGAAAAAAACAGGGCTTTAAAGCGTTTTGAACAGAAATATGCTTTATACGATTTCGAAGACCAGAAGGGGTATATCCGTTTAGGTATTGATAAATATAAGAAAAACAGCCATGCTTTATATACTTTTAACAGCTTGCTGTCTGGACAAAGTATGTTACGGGGAATGATCAACGAGCATAAGCTATGTGAAAAGTTATGTTTTATTCAGAAGAACAGACTGGCCTGTACTGCGCATGAAAAAGGGAATTGTAATGGCGCTTGCCTGGGAATAGAAGATCCGGCAGCGTATAATGCCAGAGTTGATGAGGCTATTACTCATTTAAAAGTAGCACTTCCCTCCTTTGCTTTAATAGATTCGGGTAGAAATAAGGAAGAAAAGAGCTGTTTATGGGTCGAAGAGGGTAAATTTTACGGGATGGGCTACATTTCTTTTCATAGTGACATCACTGATCTGGAAAATCTAAAATCTTGTATAGTTCCTTATACTTCAAATGATTATATATTAAATTTGATTCTTGCTCATGCAGAATCGCATCCTCAGCAAAGGATTGAGATCTCAAAATCTATACAATTCTAG
- a CDS encoding glycerophosphodiester phosphodiesterase family protein, with protein MKILSKLGMVLCLLTSVLTIFSASGQQKAIRPEELMEQFRHPSAQRVLVVAHRGDWRNAPENSIKAVEYAMKAGVDIVEIDVQMTKDKQLVVIHDSSIDRTTTGKGKVCDLLLDSIRKVNLKNGAGMPTRYKMSSLKEMMLAVKGKPVLVNIDKAWDMIPETYKVLKETNTVNQAIFKGNRSFKELRSSIGSLVDSIVYMPMVWPSDYNIHKPAETEGPVSFTKAYIKEFNPVAFEVIYNTENSPVLEAIKLMKEKGITVWVNTLWPELCAGHDDEAATDNAAANWGWVIAHGANVIQTDRPAELLKYLKIKGLR; from the coding sequence ATGAAAATATTATCAAAATTGGGCATGGTTTTATGCCTTTTGACCTCAGTGTTGACAATTTTCTCTGCTTCCGGACAGCAAAAAGCAATTCGGCCGGAAGAGCTTATGGAACAGTTCAGGCACCCTTCAGCTCAACGTGTTTTAGTGGTTGCACACAGAGGGGATTGGCGTAATGCTCCTGAAAATTCAATTAAGGCAGTGGAGTATGCCATGAAAGCTGGAGTTGATATTGTAGAGATTGATGTACAGATGACCAAAGATAAACAGCTGGTTGTTATTCATGATTCATCTATTGACAGAACGACTACCGGAAAAGGAAAGGTTTGTGATTTGCTGCTGGACTCTATCCGAAAGGTTAATTTGAAGAATGGGGCTGGTATGCCTACAAGGTATAAGATGTCTTCTTTGAAAGAAATGATGCTGGCTGTAAAAGGAAAGCCGGTATTGGTAAATATTGATAAGGCCTGGGACATGATTCCCGAAACCTACAAAGTATTAAAGGAGACCAATACTGTTAACCAGGCTATTTTCAAAGGTAACCGTTCTTTTAAAGAACTCCGTTCGTCAATAGGGAGCTTAGTAGACAGTATTGTTTATATGCCTATGGTTTGGCCTTCTGATTATAACATTCATAAGCCTGCTGAAACAGAAGGACCGGTTAGTTTCACCAAAGCGTATATTAAGGAATTTAATCCTGTTGCTTTTGAAGTGATTTATAATACTGAAAACTCGCCCGTACTGGAAGCAATTAAACTTATGAAAGAAAAAGGGATAACTGTTTGGGTGAATACCTTATGGCCAGAATTATGTGCCGGGCATGATGATGAAGCAGCAACCGATAATGCAGCTGCAAATTGGGGCTGGGTAATTGCTCATGGGGCAAATGTAATTCAGACGGACAGGCCTGCTGAGCTTTTAAAGTATCTGAAAATTAAAGGGCTCAGATAA
- a CDS encoding CTP synthase → MTKYIFVTGGVTSSLGKGIISASLAKLLQARGYRVTIQKFDPYINIDPGTLNPYEHGECYVTEDGAETDLDLGHYERFLNVPTSQANNITTGRIYQNVINKERQGEYLGKTVQVVPHITDEIKRNMRILGETGEYDIVITELGGTVGDIESLPFIEAVRQFKWEAGANNAIVIHLTLIPYLAAAGELKTKPTQHSVKALLEYGIQPDILVCRTEQHINMDIRKKIALFCNVNVNAVIESIDASSIYSVPLLMMKEQLDKTVLSKLKLAQKNEPDMESWKDFLGRLKNPTAEVRIGLVGKYVELPDAYKSIIEAFIHAGAKNECKVRVEYIPSEEVNSENTKEKLGHLDGVLVAPGFGSRGIEGKIDAIRYVRENNVPFFGICLGMQCAVIEFGRNVLGLKTANTTEIDELTVDPVINMMEDQKTVTTKGGTMRLGSYPCDVKKGTKAFGAYGKQHINERHRHRYEFNSAYLSQYEEAGMIASGTNPDSHLVEIVELKNHPFFVGGQFHPELKSTVANPHPLFVKFVAAAMEYAKKKTN, encoded by the coding sequence ATGACTAAGTATATTTTTGTTACGGGCGGTGTTACTTCCTCTTTAGGTAAGGGCATCATCTCCGCTTCATTGGCCAAACTTTTACAAGCAAGAGGTTACCGTGTAACCATTCAGAAATTCGATCCGTATATCAACATTGATCCGGGAACGTTGAATCCCTATGAGCATGGTGAATGCTACGTAACTGAAGACGGTGCCGAAACTGATTTAGATTTAGGTCATTATGAGCGTTTCTTAAATGTGCCTACTTCACAAGCTAACAATATCACTACAGGTCGTATTTATCAGAATGTAATCAACAAGGAACGTCAGGGTGAGTATCTGGGGAAAACTGTTCAGGTTGTTCCGCATATCACTGATGAGATTAAACGCAATATGCGTATCCTTGGTGAAACAGGTGAGTATGACATCGTGATTACTGAACTTGGTGGAACTGTCGGAGATATCGAATCTCTTCCTTTCATCGAGGCCGTAAGACAATTTAAATGGGAAGCTGGTGCGAACAACGCAATTGTGATCCACTTAACATTGATCCCTTACCTTGCTGCAGCTGGTGAGCTTAAAACAAAACCAACACAACACTCGGTTAAAGCCTTACTGGAATATGGTATTCAGCCAGATATCCTGGTTTGCCGTACAGAACAGCATATCAATATGGATATCCGTAAAAAGATCGCCTTGTTCTGTAATGTAAACGTGAATGCAGTTATTGAATCTATCGATGCTTCTTCTATTTATTCTGTTCCATTGTTAATGATGAAGGAACAACTGGATAAAACAGTATTGAGTAAACTTAAACTGGCGCAGAAAAATGAGCCTGATATGGAAAGCTGGAAAGACTTTTTAGGAAGACTAAAAAATCCAACTGCTGAAGTTAGAATTGGTCTGGTAGGTAAATATGTTGAATTACCAGATGCTTATAAATCAATTATTGAAGCTTTCATTCATGCAGGTGCTAAAAATGAATGTAAAGTCAGAGTAGAATATATCCCTTCTGAAGAGGTTAATTCAGAAAATACAAAAGAGAAATTAGGTCATTTAGATGGTGTTTTAGTTGCACCGGGATTTGGTAGCCGTGGTATTGAAGGAAAAATTGATGCCATTCGTTACGTTCGTGAAAACAACGTTCCTTTCTTTGGTATATGTTTAGGTATGCAGTGTGCGGTTATTGAGTTTGGCCGTAATGTACTGGGTTTAAAAACAGCAAATACAACTGAAATTGATGAATTAACTGTTGATCCTGTAATCAATATGATGGAAGATCAGAAAACAGTAACGACTAAAGGTGGTACAATGCGCCTTGGTTCTTATCCTTGTGATGTTAAAAAAGGAACTAAAGCATTCGGTGCTTATGGTAAACAACACATCAATGAGCGTCACAGACATCGTTATGAGTTTAACAGTGCTTATTTAAGTCAATATGAAGAAGCTGGTATGATCGCGTCCGGAACGAATCCAGACAGTCATTTAGTGGAAATTGTAGAGCTTAAAAACCATCCTTTTTTCGTTGGTGGACAATTTCATCCCGAATTAAAATCAACAGTTGCTAATCCTCACCCACTTTTTGTTAAATTTGTCGCCGCTGCGATGGAGTATGCGAAGAAAAAAACAAACTAA
- a CDS encoding nuclear transport factor 2 family protein — protein MKKYILPFVFTVLLMSTINLAQAQQHASDDLKIRELEKTWTAFLDKNDTIALKNIWTEEYVVNNANGKIVTRKQILNILKGGHVFSKVDRNIERITFNGNIAVVMGAETEFQKADGEKSAKQLKRRFTNIWVKKDNDWKLVARQATPVNF, from the coding sequence ATGAAAAAATATATCCTTCCTTTTGTATTTACAGTATTGTTGATGAGCACCATAAATTTGGCGCAAGCTCAGCAACATGCATCAGATGATCTAAAAATTCGTGAGCTGGAAAAAACCTGGACAGCATTTTTAGATAAAAATGATACTATTGCACTCAAAAATATCTGGACGGAAGAATATGTTGTAAATAATGCAAATGGAAAAATAGTTACCAGAAAGCAAATTTTAAATATTCTCAAAGGAGGACATGTATTTTCTAAGGTGGACAGAAATATTGAACGGATTACATTTAATGGTAATATTGCTGTTGTTATGGGGGCCGAAACTGAGTTTCAAAAGGCAGATGGCGAAAAATCAGCTAAGCAGCTTAAAAGACGATTTACTAATATCTGGGTAAAAAAAGATAACGATTGGAAACTGGTTGCAAGGCAGGCCACACCGGTTAATTTCTAG
- a CDS encoding alpha/beta hydrolase family protein, whose product MQKNLTLLFLFFASAAFAQKKPLDHTVYDSWENTGVKQLSDNGQWAAYSIVKQEGDASLYLNNLTNTTKIHIPRGERLMFSADSKFAAFLIKPLFATTRQEKIKKKKADEMTKDSLGFVNLSTAAILKVPRIKSFKIPANEGNYLAYQKEALLDTTKKAKSAAEEKEDDANDFLAKDEKKDAANKAGSDLVLRNLLTGTERTFKYVTEYEFSKNGKQLVYNCVGSKKDKTAKPGVFLLNTEKGTIKTLVSAKGNFKGFIFDEASEQVAFLGETSPEKKEIKDYSIYFNTLTLDTAQALVDYEIDGMPAKWSVSGDGKLAFSKDGNKLFFGIAPIKKEKDTTLVDFEHAKLDIWGYKDDYLQPIQLKNADKEAKRSYLSVIDIFSSDPKIVPLTDVKLTEASIVKEGDANFALASIDYGNRLQTQWTGTTLKDYYLVDTKTGTRKKVISALDGQASVSPGGNYVLSYNNKTGIWSAYTVATAKTIALNTNTTVKFADEDNDMPDAPKVYGIAGWTEEDKQLLIYDKYDIWSFTPDGKSAPKNMTNGFGRQSGITFRYENLDTAAQFISKKDEMWLSAYNHITKEKGFYKTKAGDTKNPELVVMAKFKYSPLVKAKSAERFIYDKASYTASPNVYVSVDLKTETKLSNTNPQQQNYNWGTAELVKWTTPKGYKAEGILYKPENFDPAKKYPVIAYFYEKLTDGLYNYQAPAPTPSRLNISFFVSNGYLVFAPDISYEKGYPGKSAEEYINSGVEALKKNSWVDGTKIGIQGQSWGGYQVAHLITATNMYAAAWAGAPVVNMTSAYGGIRWESGMNRQFQYEKTQSRIGATLWEKPELYIENSPLFSLPKVTTPVVIMSNDADGAVPWYQGIEMFTGLKRLGKPAWLLNYNNEAHNLVLRQNRKDIQIREQQFFDYYLKGAKAPVWMTGGIPATEKGKTWGFELTDEKP is encoded by the coding sequence ATGCAGAAAAACCTTACTCTTCTTTTCTTATTCTTTGCGAGTGCTGCCTTCGCCCAGAAAAAACCATTAGACCATACGGTCTATGATTCATGGGAAAATACCGGCGTTAAACAGTTATCAGACAACGGGCAATGGGCTGCTTATTCCATCGTTAAACAAGAAGGCGATGCCAGCCTGTATCTGAACAACCTGACAAATACCACTAAAATACATATACCAAGAGGTGAAAGACTAATGTTTAGTGCAGACTCAAAGTTCGCTGCTTTTTTAATTAAACCTTTATTTGCGACTACACGCCAGGAAAAGATTAAAAAGAAAAAAGCGGATGAAATGACTAAAGATTCTTTAGGATTTGTCAACCTGAGTACTGCTGCCATCCTTAAAGTACCCAGAATAAAATCATTCAAAATACCTGCAAATGAAGGAAATTACCTGGCTTATCAGAAAGAAGCCCTTTTAGATACCACTAAGAAAGCTAAGTCTGCTGCTGAAGAAAAAGAAGACGACGCAAATGATTTCTTAGCGAAGGATGAAAAAAAAGATGCGGCTAATAAAGCTGGTTCTGACCTGGTTTTAAGAAACCTGTTAACCGGTACTGAAAGAACTTTTAAATATGTTACCGAATATGAATTCAGTAAAAACGGTAAACAACTGGTTTATAATTGCGTTGGATCCAAGAAAGATAAAACAGCAAAACCTGGTGTATTTTTATTGAATACTGAAAAAGGAACCATTAAAACACTGGTTAGTGCTAAAGGTAATTTCAAGGGCTTCATCTTCGATGAGGCGAGTGAGCAGGTAGCCTTTTTAGGTGAAACTTCTCCGGAGAAAAAAGAGATCAAAGATTACAGCATTTACTTTAATACGCTTACACTGGATACTGCGCAAGCTTTAGTAGATTATGAAATTGACGGTATGCCTGCTAAATGGTCTGTTAGCGGAGACGGAAAACTGGCTTTCAGTAAGGACGGAAATAAGCTGTTTTTTGGCATCGCTCCAATTAAAAAAGAAAAAGATACAACACTGGTAGATTTTGAACATGCTAAACTGGACATCTGGGGATATAAGGATGACTATCTGCAGCCTATTCAGCTGAAAAATGCAGATAAAGAGGCTAAGAGAAGTTATCTTTCGGTCATTGACATCTTTAGCAGCGACCCTAAAATAGTTCCTTTAACAGATGTTAAACTTACTGAGGCAAGTATCGTTAAAGAAGGTGATGCTAATTTTGCACTGGCTTCTATAGATTACGGAAACCGCTTACAAACACAATGGACAGGTACAACGCTCAAAGATTATTATCTTGTTGACACTAAAACGGGTACAAGAAAGAAAGTTATATCAGCTTTAGATGGTCAGGCCTCTGTTTCTCCAGGTGGAAATTATGTACTTTCCTACAATAATAAAACAGGAATATGGTCTGCTTATACCGTAGCTACAGCTAAAACTATCGCATTAAATACCAATACCACTGTAAAGTTTGCTGACGAAGATAACGACATGCCTGATGCTCCAAAAGTTTATGGTATTGCAGGATGGACTGAAGAAGATAAACAGCTATTAATTTACGATAAATATGATATCTGGAGTTTCACACCAGATGGAAAATCTGCACCAAAAAACATGACTAATGGATTTGGAAGACAAAGTGGTATTACTTTCCGTTATGAAAACCTAGATACTGCTGCACAATTCATCAGCAAAAAAGATGAGATGTGGTTGAGTGCTTATAATCATATCACTAAAGAAAAAGGATTCTATAAAACGAAAGCTGGTGATACTAAAAACCCGGAGCTCGTAGTGATGGCTAAATTTAAATACTCTCCATTAGTTAAAGCAAAATCAGCTGAACGCTTTATTTATGATAAAGCAAGCTATACGGCTTCACCTAATGTTTATGTATCTGTTGATTTAAAAACTGAAACTAAATTAAGCAATACTAATCCGCAGCAACAGAATTATAACTGGGGAACAGCAGAATTAGTAAAATGGACTACACCAAAGGGCTATAAAGCAGAAGGTATTTTGTATAAACCGGAGAATTTTGACCCGGCTAAAAAATATCCGGTGATCGCTTATTTCTATGAGAAACTAACAGACGGACTTTACAATTACCAGGCTCCTGCTCCTACTCCATCAAGATTGAATATTTCATTCTTTGTAAGCAATGGTTATTTGGTATTTGCACCAGATATTAGTTATGAAAAAGGATATCCGGGAAAATCTGCTGAAGAATATATCAATTCAGGTGTAGAAGCGTTGAAAAAGAACAGTTGGGTTGATGGAACAAAAATCGGTATCCAGGGTCAAAGCTGGGGTGGTTACCAGGTTGCACACTTAATTACAGCAACGAATATGTATGCAGCTGCATGGGCTGGTGCACCTGTAGTTAACATGACTTCCGCTTATGGTGGTATCCGCTGGGAATCTGGAATGAACAGACAATTTCAGTATGAGAAAACACAAAGCCGAATTGGTGCAACTTTATGGGAAAAACCAGAATTGTATATCGAAAACTCACCACTTTTCTCTTTGCCAAAGGTGACTACTCCTGTAGTCATCATGTCTAATGATGCAGACGGAGCCGTACCATGGTACCAGGGAATCGAGATGTTTACTGGTTTGAAAAGATTGGGTAAACCAGCCTGGTTATTAAATTACAACAATGAAGCGCATAATTTAGTACTTCGCCAAAACAGAAAAGATATTCAAATCCGCGAACAGCAGTTTTTTGATTATTACCTGAAAGGTGCCAAAGCACCGGTTTGGATGACTGGTGGAATACCTGCTACTGAAAAAGGTAAAACATGGGGCTTTGAGCTGACCGACGAGAAGCCTTAA
- a CDS encoding nucleoside recognition domain-containing protein, translating to MALNYLWIAFFLIAFVVALIRLIFFGDTEIFKLIVDGTFESAKVGVMDIALPLVGIMTLWLGIMNIGEKAGAINFLSRIIGPFFSRIFPEVPKNHPATGHMVMNFSANLLGLDNAATPFGLKAMQSLQEINPDKDTASNAQIMFLVLHTSGLTLIPLSIMAQRAILGAADPADIFIPCMIATYVATLVGLVAVAIKQKINLFNTVVISWLGGITVFLVGMIYYFTNYLTKEQIEVVSRVASNFILFSIIIAFILGAVRKKVNVYDAFIEGAKNGFTTCITIIPYLVGMLVAIGVLRNSGVLGYIVDGFTWCFVHLGVNTDFTPALPTALIKPLSGSGAKAMMVDTMKTFGPDSFVGRLACVFNGSADTTFYIVALYFGSVGIKRTRYAIPFGLIADLAGIIAAVFVAYLFFH from the coding sequence ATGGCATTAAATTATCTATGGATTGCGTTTTTTCTTATTGCATTCGTTGTTGCACTGATCAGATTAATATTTTTCGGTGATACAGAAATATTCAAACTGATTGTGGATGGTACCTTCGAATCTGCAAAGGTTGGTGTCATGGATATTGCCCTGCCGCTGGTGGGTATTATGACCTTATGGCTGGGCATTATGAATATCGGTGAAAAAGCAGGGGCTATCAATTTTCTGTCCCGTATTATCGGCCCTTTCTTTAGCCGTATCTTTCCTGAAGTACCAAAAAACCATCCTGCTACCGGGCATATGGTGATGAACTTTTCTGCCAATTTACTGGGTCTGGATAATGCCGCTACTCCTTTTGGCTTAAAGGCGATGCAAAGTTTACAGGAAATTAATCCTGATAAAGATACTGCCAGCAATGCGCAGATTATGTTTTTAGTGTTGCATACTTCAGGTCTTACCCTGATTCCACTCAGTATTATGGCTCAGAGAGCGATTCTGGGTGCAGCAGATCCGGCAGATATATTTATTCCTTGTATGATTGCAACCTATGTGGCCACTTTGGTGGGCCTGGTAGCTGTTGCTATTAAACAAAAGATTAACTTGTTCAATACCGTAGTCATTTCCTGGCTAGGTGGTATTACGGTATTTTTAGTTGGAATGATCTATTATTTCACAAACTACCTGACTAAGGAACAGATCGAGGTGGTTTCCAGGGTAGCTTCTAATTTTATCCTTTTCTCCATTATTATTGCTTTTATTCTGGGTGCTGTCCGTAAAAAGGTGAATGTATATGATGCCTTTATTGAGGGAGCCAAAAATGGTTTCACTACCTGTATTACGATTATTCCTTATTTGGTAGGAATGCTGGTTGCAATTGGTGTATTGCGAAATTCCGGGGTACTGGGTTATATTGTTGATGGTTTTACCTGGTGTTTTGTACACCTGGGAGTGAATACAGACTTTACGCCTGCCCTGCCAACAGCACTGATTAAACCACTGAGCGGAAGCGGTGCAAAAGCAATGATGGTAGATACGATGAAGACTTTTGGTCCTGATTCATTTGTAGGCCGTTTAGCTTGTGTTTTTAATGGCTCAGCGGATACTACTTTTTATATTGTAGCACTGTATTTTGGTTCAGTAGGTATTAAGCGTACACGTTATGCAATTCCTTTTGGTTTAATTGCAGATTTAGCCGGAATCATTGCAGCTGTGTTTGTAGCTTATTTATTTTTCCATTAA